A single window of Drosophila suzukii chromosome 3, CBGP_Dsuzu_IsoJpt1.0, whole genome shotgun sequence DNA harbors:
- the LOC139353019 gene encoding uncharacterized protein — translation MDKKQIVEWLQANEILFPASATLRQLRKLALDAGCQEAADIPENTLEEEDAKIDILSQGTASEDIHIHTLEEEEALLDAAIRVAEKKKILAGLMQNNNKTTDDIRMVKQLMVPFSATENEEALKWILDFERICRDVNECKNFQLRCVRMLMKPGTDADLFVRVDRSSTYDEFKKNFIETFGHGSSTADIVLLLKETIFNPAKNTVMGYILLMEEIAMRANIDEKLTVQFIIDGFRDRSANIALLYTATTIGQLKELARKYASLSKKSHNFSHRAESSGNERNTIRCYNCSAYGHYASSCTASKREKGSCFRCGSLQHMLKDCQQKPTINPRMVGAANNQPIRDDEEGHNMFIPIVNQRH, via the exons atGGACAAGAAACAAATTGTTGAGTGGCTACAAGCCAATGAAATCTTGTTCCCAGCAAGTGCAACTTTAAGGCAATTGCGCAAGCTTGCGTTGGATGCCGGTTGCCAAGAAGCGGCTGATATCCCGGAAAACACATTGGAGGAAGAAGACGCCAAAATTGATATACTAAGTCAAGGAACCGCTAGCGAAGacatacacatacacacattggaagaagaagaagcattGCTTGACGCCGCCATAAGGGTGGCTGAAAAGAAAAAGATATTGGCCGGATTGatgcaaaacaacaacaagacGACAGATGACATTAGAATGGTAAAGCAGCTCATGGTCCCGTTTTCTGCCACTGAAAATGAGGAAGCTCTTAAGTGGATTTTGGATTTTGAGAGAATCTGCAGAGATGTTAATGAGTGTAAAAATTTTCAATTGCGCTGCGTACGAATGCTTATGAAACCGGGCACAGATGCGGACTTGTTTGTGCGTGTTGACCGATCGAGTACTTACGAcgaatttaagaaaaattttatAGAAACATTTGGTCATGGCAGTTCAACTGCTGATATTGTATTGCTGTTAAAGGAAACCATTTTTAACCCTGCGAAGAACACCGTTATGGGATACATACTTCTTATGGAGGAAATTGCTATGCGTGCTAACATCGACGAAAAATTGACAGTCCAGTTCATCATTGATGGTTTTCGTGATCGTTCAGCCAATATCGCCCTATTGTACACAGCTACAACAATCGGACAATTGAAAGAGTTGGCTCGGAAGTATGCAAGTCTAAGTAAGAAGTCGCACAATTTTTCCCACCGTGCAGAAAGTTCTGGAAATGAGCGGAACACAATCCGCTGCTATAATTGTTCCGCTTATGGGCATTACGCTTCGTCGTGTACTGCGTCGAAACGCGAGAAGGGGTCCTGTTTCCGTTGTGGATCCCTCCAACATATGCTGAAGGATTGTCAACAGAAGCCTACAATTAATCCGCGGATGGTGGGCGCAGCCAACAACCAGCCGATTCGAGATGACGAAGAGGGGCACAATATGTTTATTCCGATTGTTAACCAG CGCCATTAA